The Hemicordylus capensis ecotype Gifberg chromosome 6, rHemCap1.1.pri, whole genome shotgun sequence genome window below encodes:
- the LOC128331241 gene encoding olfactory receptor 1030-like, which produces MLNEETRINPMENKLWENQTVFTEFILLGFGDIPTLRGLLFLVVLMIYIATMAGNILIVALVVVSQELHTPMYYFLGNLSCLETCCSSTILPRMLTSFVRGDRSISLTGCFLQMYFFGSLAGAECFLLTAMSYDQYLAICKPLHYATIMKNVDCLHLVVGSWIIGFLGNAVLFPLLQVTFCGHNEISHFYFTIFYGTLMIVYVMPNNHTLGDWKKVLGAFYTFLTPMVNPFIYSLRNKDVKQALRKIQEKMIVVKF; this is translated from the exons atgctGAATGAAGAAAcacgt ATCAATCCTATGGAAAATAAGCTGTGGGAAAACCAAACGGTGTTTACAGAATTCATCCTTCTGGGATTTGGGGATATTCCAACTCTTCGGGGCCTGCTTTTTCTGGTAGTTCTGATGATCTACATCGCGACCATGGCTGGAAACATTCTCATTGTTGCACTTGTTGTGGTCAGTCAGGAGCTTCACACACCGATGTACTACTTCCTGGGGAATCTGTCCTGCCTGGAGACCTGTTGCAGCTCAACGATCCTGCCCAGGATGCTGACCAGCTTTGTGAGGGGTGACAGATCCATTTCTTTAACTGGCTGTTTTCTACAGATGTACTTCTTTGGTTCCTTGGCTGGGGCAGAATGTTTCCTCTTAACTGCCATGTCATATGACCAATATTTGGCCATATGCAAACCTTTGCACTACGCAACCATTATGAAGAATGTGGATTGCCTCCATTTAGTGGTCGGGTCTTGGATAATTGGCTTTCTGGGGAATGCCGTTTTGTTTCCTCTGCTGCAGGTAACATTCTGTGGACATAATGAAATCAGTCATTTCTATT TTACTATTTTCTATGGGACCCTGATGATTGTTTACGTGATGCCCAACAATCATACACTGGGAGACTGGAAGAAAGTCCTAGGTGCCTTCTATACTTTCTTGACTCCTATGGTTAATCCCTTCATATACAGCCTGAGAAATAAAGACGTGAAACAAGCCTTGAGGAAGATTCAAGAAAAAATGATTGTAGTTAAATTTTAA